In Desulfovermiculus halophilus DSM 18834, one DNA window encodes the following:
- a CDS encoding potassium channel family protein, protein MAKKEVGIIGLGNFGYYVGKSLVEMGHTVVGLDINQAKVRQAQEVLTKVFEANATDKIALEQLGIAEMGNVVVSVGKSMEASILIALHLKEIGAQKVWVKAISEEHEIVLKKLGVEEVVFPERFAAQGLARKLVVPGVVDYLSLAEGILVRELEVKEWAGKTLRELNLTNTYELQVVAIKPLRKEHFNFIPKADRELQAGDILLILGEEEKLSQIMA, encoded by the coding sequence ATGGCCAAAAAAGAGGTTGGAATCATCGGGTTGGGCAACTTCGGATACTATGTGGGCAAATCCCTGGTGGAGATGGGCCATACAGTTGTTGGGCTGGACATCAATCAGGCCAAGGTCAGACAGGCCCAGGAGGTGTTGACCAAGGTCTTTGAGGCCAACGCAACAGACAAGATTGCCCTGGAACAACTGGGAATTGCCGAGATGGGCAATGTGGTGGTCAGCGTGGGCAAATCCATGGAGGCCAGCATCCTCATAGCCCTTCATCTCAAGGAGATTGGGGCTCAAAAAGTCTGGGTCAAGGCCATAAGCGAAGAGCACGAGATTGTGCTCAAAAAGCTCGGTGTGGAGGAGGTGGTCTTTCCAGAACGATTCGCAGCCCAGGGATTGGCACGCAAACTTGTGGTTCCAGGGGTTGTGGACTACCTGTCTTTGGCTGAAGGGATATTGGTCCGGGAACTGGAAGTCAAGGAATGGGCAGGCAAGACCTTGCGGGAGCTGAATTTAACCAACACGTATGAGCTCCAGGTTGTGGCCATCAAGCCATTACGAAAAGAACATTTCAACTTTATTCCCAAGGCGGACCGGGAACTTCAGGCTGGAGATATATTGCTCATTTTGGGAGAGGAAGAGAAATTATCACAAATTATGGCCTAA
- a CDS encoding class I SAM-dependent methyltransferase gives MDELQLLADLYKAIPRQGPGGDAETEKALNLAAIDRNAPLKIADIGCGTGASTLILARLLNACITAVDFLQDFLDVLESKAEIQRLSNKVTPLCCSMESLPFSEQEFDIIWSEGAIYNIGFKKGISDWHEYLKPNGLLVVSEITWMTNTRPVTIQNHWENEYPEIDVASSKMSILEQNGYSPIGYFVLPEHCWVENFYRPLQDSFTDFLKRNGHSPEARAIVEAENKEIELYEKYKSYYSYGVYIARKLD, from the coding sequence ATGGATGAACTTCAATTATTGGCAGACCTATACAAAGCAATCCCCAGGCAAGGGCCGGGCGGGGATGCAGAAACCGAAAAAGCGCTTAACCTGGCTGCAATAGACCGCAATGCGCCCTTAAAGATTGCGGATATAGGCTGCGGGACCGGGGCTTCCACACTCATACTTGCCCGCCTATTGAATGCTTGCATCACGGCAGTTGATTTTCTACAAGATTTTCTGGACGTACTGGAAAGTAAAGCTGAAATTCAAAGGCTTTCGAATAAAGTAACACCGCTTTGTTGCTCAATGGAAAGTTTGCCTTTTAGTGAACAAGAGTTCGATATTATCTGGTCTGAGGGTGCGATATACAATATTGGATTCAAAAAAGGAATATCAGATTGGCATGAGTATCTGAAACCAAACGGATTGCTCGTCGTTTCCGAGATTACCTGGATGACAAACACCCGTCCTGTAACAATCCAGAACCATTGGGAGAACGAATATCCAGAGATCGATGTGGCATCTTCAAAGATGAGCATCCTGGAGCAAAATGGATACTCTCCAATCGGCTATTTTGTCTTGCCGGAGCATTGCTGGGTGGAGAACTTTTATCGTCCCCTGCAGGACAGCTTTACGGATTTTTTAAAGCGAAATGGGCACAGTCCCGAAGCTCGCGCCATAGTCGAAGCAGAGAACAAAGAAATAGAGCTGTATGAGAAATATAAATCGTATTACAGCTACGGGGTATATATTGCTCGAAAGCTGGATTGA
- a CDS encoding copper resistance system multicopper oxidase produces the protein MSTSQKFSRRSFLQGLGASVFVAGMQAAFPLPSWARTDKWGLEGLPAAKSRYDLSIGYSPIVIDGREGISTGINGTVPGPLVRLREGDDVVLKVTNALMDSVHSSIHWHGILVPFPMDGVPGVNFAGIPPGESYTYRYKVIQAGTYWYHSHSFLQEQSGSYGPLIIDPKDGEPFYFDRDYVVVLSDWSFEQPEAIFRHINLLGHYYNYQQRTVGDFFADIKERGLHDTLAERMAWGRMRMSPVDIADVTGSTYTYLMNGHSPAMNWTALFNPGETIRLRFINASAMSNYDVRIPGLDMEVVMVDGKAVRPVPVHEFRIGVAETYDVLVRPIHDRPFTLFAESIDRSGYARGTLSPEPGLEARVPDMRKRPVRSLEDIGMGMMDDSIFGGMNHGRMTHGSMSHEKMSMDADLPKQDPRIPGPNGPEPFLPDRKGSASTAMIINNPSYRMDEPGLGLGGDGWRVLVYDDLVSAEAQPYKKEPDREMTINITANMERYMFSFDGMKFSEHPGPYLFRHNERLRLFLVNHTMMDHPIHLHGMWMQLENGADRLPFKHTVLVKPGEVLSALITPIEKGDWAFHCHLLYHMEAGMFQVVRVA, from the coding sequence ATGAGCACATCCCAAAAATTCAGCCGGCGCAGCTTCCTCCAAGGACTGGGCGCTTCCGTGTTTGTGGCCGGGATGCAGGCCGCATTTCCCCTGCCCTCCTGGGCCAGGACGGACAAATGGGGCCTGGAAGGCTTGCCCGCGGCCAAGAGCCGTTATGACCTAAGCATTGGATACTCACCCATTGTCATCGACGGCCGGGAGGGGATCTCCACCGGGATAAACGGGACGGTTCCAGGGCCTCTGGTCCGTCTGCGGGAAGGCGACGATGTGGTCCTCAAGGTGACCAACGCCCTCATGGACAGCGTTCATTCCTCCATCCACTGGCACGGCATCCTGGTCCCTTTCCCCATGGACGGCGTGCCCGGAGTCAACTTCGCCGGGATCCCGCCCGGAGAAAGCTATACGTACCGCTACAAGGTCATTCAGGCCGGGACCTATTGGTACCACAGCCACTCCTTTCTGCAGGAGCAGTCCGGCTCCTACGGTCCGCTGATCATCGACCCCAAAGACGGGGAGCCGTTCTATTTTGACCGGGACTACGTGGTGGTTCTCTCGGACTGGTCCTTTGAGCAGCCGGAAGCCATCTTCCGGCACATCAACCTGCTGGGCCACTACTACAACTACCAGCAGCGCACAGTGGGCGATTTTTTTGCGGACATCAAAGAACGCGGCCTGCATGATACTTTGGCCGAACGCATGGCCTGGGGCAGGATGCGTATGAGTCCGGTGGACATTGCCGACGTGACCGGATCCACATACACCTATCTGATGAATGGACACTCCCCGGCCATGAACTGGACCGCCCTGTTCAACCCCGGGGAAACCATCAGACTGCGCTTCATCAACGCTTCGGCCATGAGCAACTATGATGTGCGCATTCCAGGACTGGACATGGAGGTGGTCATGGTGGACGGAAAGGCGGTCCGACCGGTCCCGGTGCACGAGTTCCGCATCGGCGTGGCCGAGACCTACGACGTCCTGGTCCGGCCCATACATGACAGGCCGTTCACCCTGTTCGCCGAGTCCATCGACCGCAGCGGCTATGCCCGGGGCACCCTGTCTCCGGAGCCGGGACTGGAGGCCCGGGTCCCGGATATGCGCAAGCGTCCGGTGCGTTCCCTTGAGGACATCGGCATGGGTATGATGGACGACTCCATCTTCGGGGGCATGAATCACGGCCGGATGACACATGGAAGTATGAGCCACGAAAAGATGTCCATGGATGCGGACCTGCCCAAACAGGATCCCCGCATCCCGGGCCCCAACGGCCCGGAACCGTTCCTGCCGGACCGCAAGGGCTCGGCCAGCACGGCCATGATCATCAACAATCCCAGCTATCGCATGGATGAGCCCGGTCTGGGCCTGGGCGGCGACGGATGGCGGGTTCTGGTCTACGACGACCTGGTATCGGCCGAAGCACAGCCCTACAAAAAAGAGCCGGACCGGGAAATGACCATCAACATCACCGCCAACATGGAACGGTACATGTTCTCCTTTGACGGAATGAAATTCAGCGAACATCCAGGACCATACCTATTTCGGCACAATGAACGGCTGCGCCTCTTTCTGGTCAACCACACCATGATGGATCACCCCATCCATTTGCACGGGATGTGGATGCAGCTGGAAAACGGGGCCGACAGGCTGCCCTTCAAGCACACCGTCCTGGTCAAGCCGGGCGAAGTGCTCTCGGCCCTGATCACCCCGATTGAAAAGGGAGACTGGGCCTTCCATTGTCACCTGCTCTACCACATGGAAGCCGGAATGTTCCAGGTTGTTCGTGTTGCCTGA
- a CDS encoding copper resistance protein B: MRYLMMALFVCLSLVCLVQVSDSSAQETGKHKYPADYRDVETDPQVGEGIQKYAVNGQEGPQKNFGMQPIHDNKAFATFKADRFEHQWREKDEELLLWDVMGWVGNDDHKFFVESEGEYSLDQDQVEEAGVELLYGRTISRFWDLRAGIRHDFKPSPSRSFLALGVQGLAPQWIEIDATGYVSEDGDVSAKIEAEYELLVTQRLALAPRLEAGLSIQDVPEYETWQGITDVTLGCRLMYHLRREFAPYVGVTWNRKVGETAHNIDKEGGDVDSAAFVAGLRFWF, translated from the coding sequence ATGAGATACCTGATGATGGCCCTGTTCGTGTGCCTGTCCCTGGTCTGCCTTGTCCAGGTTTCAGACAGTTCAGCCCAGGAAACCGGAAAACATAAATATCCGGCTGACTACCGTGACGTGGAAACCGATCCTCAGGTGGGCGAAGGTATCCAGAAGTACGCTGTAAACGGCCAGGAAGGACCCCAGAAAAACTTTGGCATGCAGCCAATCCATGACAATAAGGCATTTGCCACCTTTAAGGCCGATCGATTTGAACACCAGTGGCGGGAAAAGGATGAAGAGCTCCTGCTCTGGGATGTGATGGGCTGGGTGGGCAACGACGACCATAAGTTTTTTGTGGAAAGCGAAGGCGAGTATTCCTTGGACCAGGATCAAGTGGAAGAGGCCGGGGTAGAGCTGCTCTATGGCCGGACCATTTCTCGATTTTGGGATCTCCGGGCCGGAATCAGACATGATTTTAAGCCCAGCCCATCACGATCCTTCCTGGCCCTGGGGGTCCAGGGTCTGGCCCCGCAGTGGATCGAAATCGACGCAACCGGGTATGTGAGCGAGGACGGCGATGTCTCGGCCAAAATTGAAGCCGAGTACGAGCTGCTTGTGACCCAAAGGCTGGCCCTGGCCCCCCGGCTGGAAGCCGGTCTCTCTATCCAGGACGTGCCGGAATACGAAACCTGGCAGGGAATTACGGACGTGACTCTAGGCTGCCGGCTCATGTATCACCTTCGCAGAGAGTTTGCTCCGTACGTAGGGGTTACCTGGAATCGAAAGGTCGGCGAAACCGCGCACAATATTGACAAGGAAGGAGGAGATGTGGATTCTGCTGCTTTCGTGGCCGGACTGCGCTTTTGGTTTTGA
- a CDS encoding copper-translocating P-type ATPase → MEQHQHSHSHHEQNKPHGHHDHHEHMVQDFKKRFWITLILTAPILALSPTLHFLFGLKGLADFTGRYLILFGLGTAIFVYGGWPFLTGLVNELKKKQPGMMTLIGMAVCVAYVYSSLVALGMPGKVFFWELATLIAIMLLGHWIEMRSVMGASGALEELARMVPGQAHRLDAQGNISDTAVSDLQVRDRVLVRPGEKIPVDGTVLEGSSSVNEALLTGESKPVRKNKGDLVIGGAVNGEGSLSVEVGKTGDDSFLNQVIDLVRKAQESKSRSQDLANTAAMWLTFIALGAGAVTMASWLILSTRDFVFAMERTVTVMVITCPHALGLAVPLVVAVSTTLAAKNGFLIRNRTPFEGARKIQAVLFDKTGTLTTGNFGVSDVLVFDPDMTEQELLNFASAVEAHSEHPIARGITESTAQPPEAQNFEAIPGRGAKALVQERDVAVVSPDYARENSISFDQDAVSRLAEEGKTVVLVLVQDQAAGAVALADVIREESKQAIAELKRLGLKVMMLTGDNSKVAASVAQELGLDEYFAEIPPDRKADKVKELQNQGLRVAMTGDGVNDAPALATADLGIAIGAGTDVAAETADIILVRSNPLDVLNLIRLSRATYRKTVQNLFWATGYNAVAIPLAAGVLAPMGILLSPAVGAILMSISTVIVAVNAKILK, encoded by the coding sequence ATGGAACAGCATCAGCACTCCCATTCCCATCATGAGCAGAACAAGCCGCACGGCCATCACGACCACCACGAACACATGGTCCAGGATTTCAAAAAAAGATTCTGGATTACCCTGATTCTGACAGCGCCCATCCTTGCCCTTTCCCCCACCCTGCACTTCCTGTTCGGCCTGAAGGGCCTTGCGGACTTTACCGGCCGGTATCTGATCCTTTTCGGCCTGGGCACTGCCATTTTTGTGTACGGCGGATGGCCGTTTCTCACCGGCCTGGTCAACGAACTGAAAAAGAAACAGCCGGGCATGATGACCCTTATCGGCATGGCCGTCTGCGTGGCTTACGTTTATTCCAGCCTGGTGGCCCTGGGCATGCCCGGAAAGGTCTTTTTCTGGGAGCTGGCCACTCTGATCGCCATCATGCTTCTGGGCCATTGGATTGAAATGCGCTCGGTCATGGGCGCTTCCGGAGCGCTGGAAGAGCTGGCCCGCATGGTCCCTGGGCAGGCGCATAGGCTGGATGCCCAGGGCAATATTTCGGATACGGCGGTCAGCGATCTGCAGGTCCGGGACCGGGTCCTGGTCCGCCCCGGAGAGAAAATCCCGGTGGACGGAACGGTTCTGGAAGGATCGTCATCTGTCAATGAGGCCCTGCTCACAGGCGAATCCAAGCCGGTGCGCAAAAACAAAGGGGACCTTGTCATTGGTGGGGCAGTCAACGGCGAAGGCTCCTTGAGCGTGGAAGTGGGCAAAACCGGAGATGATTCGTTTCTCAATCAGGTCATCGACTTAGTGCGCAAGGCCCAGGAGAGTAAGTCCAGATCCCAGGATCTGGCCAACACGGCGGCCATGTGGCTGACCTTTATCGCCCTCGGAGCGGGAGCCGTGACCATGGCCTCCTGGCTCATACTGTCCACCCGGGACTTTGTCTTCGCCATGGAACGAACGGTCACGGTCATGGTCATTACCTGCCCCCACGCCCTGGGGCTGGCCGTCCCCCTGGTCGTGGCCGTATCCACGACCCTGGCCGCAAAGAACGGCTTCCTCATCCGCAACCGCACCCCATTCGAGGGGGCCAGGAAGATCCAGGCCGTCCTGTTCGACAAGACCGGCACCCTGACAACCGGCAACTTCGGGGTCAGCGATGTCCTGGTCTTTGACCCGGACATGACCGAACAGGAGCTTCTCAACTTCGCATCAGCGGTGGAAGCCCACTCCGAACACCCCATCGCCAGGGGGATAACCGAATCAACCGCTCAGCCCCCGGAAGCACAAAACTTTGAAGCCATCCCCGGCCGCGGAGCCAAGGCGCTGGTCCAGGAGAGGGATGTTGCGGTGGTCAGCCCGGATTACGCGCGGGAGAACTCCATATCTTTTGACCAAGATGCTGTATCCCGCCTGGCTGAAGAAGGAAAAACCGTCGTCCTGGTCCTTGTTCAGGACCAGGCAGCCGGTGCCGTGGCCTTGGCCGATGTGATCCGCGAGGAGTCCAAACAGGCCATTGCCGAGCTCAAGCGGCTTGGCCTGAAGGTCATGATGCTCACCGGAGACAACTCCAAAGTAGCTGCTTCGGTGGCGCAAGAACTGGGGCTGGACGAGTACTTCGCCGAAATCCCCCCGGACCGCAAGGCGGACAAGGTCAAAGAACTTCAAAACCAGGGCTTGCGCGTGGCCATGACCGGGGACGGGGTCAACGACGCCCCTGCCCTGGCCACGGCCGACCTGGGCATCGCCATCGGGGCCGGGACCGATGTTGCCGCTGAAACCGCGGATATCATCCTTGTCCGGTCCAACCCCTTGGATGTCCTCAACCTGATTCGCCTTTCCCGGGCCACCTACCGCAAAACCGTGCAGAACCTGTTTTGGGCCACAGGCTACAATGCCGTGGCCATCCCCCTGGCGGCCGGCGTGCTCGCCCCGATGGGCATTCTGCTCAGTCCGGCCGTGGGGGCGATTCTCATGTCCATCTCCACAGTCATCGTGGCCGTGAACGCCAAGATTCTGAAATAG
- a CDS encoding protoglobin domain-containing protein, producing MPSIEDLLNHYSYTKQDEENRRKLAELILPEKEQFASDFYAMLEEAPYTAQFFPTQEAINKRKTTFKFWLKIILTSPFDHRLHLKLERVGKTHVRIGLDGHYVNASMNFVRRYCQQILFQSVSDTRSMDSLLETLNKVLDISLDIMTSSYREAELKQVFLSKRAEYWMVRWAERIMHGLNLVLMVGLLLLAAGVTALLSTDIYFALSSDVEQGVIRALGSLLILWMMVELLHAQVEQLKGGKFHVRIFVDLAMVAFIRKIFVASLEGKDPWSFGLLIGALLVLGIIYFLLGHSEKKQPGAR from the coding sequence ATGCCGTCCATTGAAGACCTGCTCAATCATTACAGCTATACCAAGCAAGACGAGGAAAACCGCCGCAAGCTGGCAGAACTCATCCTTCCGGAAAAGGAACAATTTGCAAGCGACTTTTACGCCATGCTGGAGGAAGCCCCCTATACTGCCCAGTTCTTTCCCACCCAGGAGGCCATAAACAAGCGCAAAACAACATTTAAATTCTGGTTGAAAATCATTCTCACTTCTCCATTCGATCACCGGCTGCATCTGAAGCTGGAGCGGGTGGGCAAAACGCATGTGCGCATTGGGCTGGATGGACATTATGTGAATGCATCGATGAACTTTGTCCGCCGCTACTGCCAGCAGATACTCTTTCAATCCGTATCCGACACCCGCTCCATGGACTCCCTCCTGGAGACATTGAACAAGGTCCTGGACATCAGTCTGGATATCATGACCAGCTCCTACCGGGAGGCTGAGCTGAAACAGGTATTTTTATCCAAGCGGGCCGAATACTGGATGGTCAGATGGGCGGAACGGATCATGCATGGATTGAACCTCGTGCTCATGGTAGGGCTCCTGCTTCTGGCGGCCGGCGTGACCGCCCTTTTGAGCACGGACATCTACTTTGCGCTCAGCTCGGACGTGGAGCAGGGCGTGATCAGAGCACTGGGATCCCTGCTCATCCTGTGGATGATGGTCGAGCTGCTCCATGCCCAGGTTGAACAGCTCAAGGGCGGCAAGTTTCATGTCCGCATATTTGTGGACCTGGCCATGGTCGCCTTTATCCGCAAGATATTCGTGGCCAGCCTCGAGGGCAAGGACCCATGGTCCTTCGGTCTCCTGATTGGGGCATTGCTGGTTCTGGGTATCATATACTTTCTGCTGGGCCATTCCGAGAAAAAGCAGCCCGGGGCCCGATGA
- the thyX gene encoding FAD-dependent thymidylate synthase, which produces MRAVQPGHEILFIPRSEEILRLLEAAGRTCYKSEDKITDDSAAGFVGRIVRSGHESVIEHANVTVRLIVDRGVSHELVRHRLAAYSQESTRYANYSQERFGREITVIKPCFWEEGSPEYAIWEEAMRRAEEAYMQLLDQGASPQQARAVLPNSLKTEVVMTANLREWRHVFRLRCQKAAHPQIREVMLGLLDDMHSRIPVLFDELAQMFAESTPC; this is translated from the coding sequence ATGCGGGCAGTACAACCTGGGCACGAGATACTGTTCATCCCCCGGTCCGAGGAGATACTCAGGCTGCTGGAAGCCGCCGGCCGGACCTGCTACAAATCGGAAGACAAGATTACCGACGACTCGGCCGCCGGGTTTGTGGGCCGGATCGTGCGTTCCGGACATGAAAGCGTGATCGAGCACGCCAATGTCACGGTCAGGCTCATCGTGGACCGCGGTGTGAGCCATGAGCTTGTCCGCCACCGGCTGGCCGCCTACTCCCAGGAGTCCACCCGCTATGCCAACTACTCTCAGGAGCGTTTCGGCCGGGAGATTACCGTGATCAAGCCCTGTTTCTGGGAGGAAGGGAGCCCGGAATACGCCATTTGGGAAGAGGCCATGCGTCGTGCGGAGGAGGCCTACATGCAGCTTCTGGATCAGGGTGCGTCCCCGCAGCAGGCCCGGGCCGTTCTGCCCAACAGCTTGAAGACGGAAGTGGTGATGACCGCCAATCTGCGGGAATGGCGGCATGTATTCCGCCTGCGCTGCCAGAAGGCCGCCCATCCCCAGATCCGGGAGGTCATGCTCGGGCTTCTGGATGATATGCACAGCCGCATTCCGGTGCTTTTCGACGAACTGGCCCAGATGTTCGCCGAAAGCACGCCCTGTTGA
- the ruvB gene encoding Holliday junction branch migration DNA helicase RuvB — MGAETEVRVDERIRPLKLEEFIGQDELRANLGVFLQAAKERGQAMDHVMFSGNPGLGKTTLAQIIASELGVNLISTSGPVMERSGDLAAILTNLQRHDVLFVDEIHRMPPTVEEILYPALEDFKLDLVIGQGPGARTVKIDLEPFTLVGATTRIGLLSSPLRDRFGVLFRLEFYSPEDLGQIVHRSSRILGIEITDGGALEIGVRARGTPRIANRLLRRVWDFAMVAGQQVIDKEQARTALDRLDVDPSGLDTMDRKILLALIHHFNGGPVGVKTIATACSEEVRTLEEIYEPYLIQCGFLKRTSRGRVATGKAYKHLKIIE; from the coding sequence ATGGGTGCTGAGACAGAGGTCAGGGTAGACGAACGGATCCGGCCCCTCAAGCTTGAGGAGTTTATAGGCCAGGACGAACTGCGGGCCAATCTGGGGGTTTTCCTCCAAGCGGCCAAAGAGCGGGGCCAGGCCATGGATCACGTTATGTTCTCCGGAAACCCCGGTCTGGGCAAAACCACCCTGGCCCAGATCATCGCCAGTGAGCTCGGAGTGAACCTGATCAGCACCTCCGGTCCGGTGATGGAGCGCAGTGGGGACCTGGCCGCCATCTTGACCAATCTGCAGCGCCATGACGTGCTTTTTGTGGACGAGATCCACCGCATGCCGCCGACTGTGGAAGAAATTCTGTATCCCGCCCTGGAGGATTTCAAGCTGGATCTGGTTATCGGGCAGGGACCTGGGGCGCGCACAGTAAAGATCGACCTGGAGCCCTTTACCCTTGTGGGCGCGACCACCAGGATCGGTCTGCTGTCCTCTCCGCTCCGGGATCGGTTCGGGGTCTTGTTCCGCCTGGAGTTTTACTCCCCTGAAGACCTGGGACAGATCGTGCACCGCTCCTCCCGTATCCTGGGCATTGAGATCACGGATGGAGGCGCCCTGGAGATCGGTGTCCGGGCCAGGGGGACGCCGCGCATCGCCAACCGCCTCCTGCGCCGGGTCTGGGATTTCGCCATGGTCGCCGGGCAGCAGGTTATCGACAAGGAACAGGCCAGGACCGCCCTGGACCGGCTGGACGTCGATCCCAGCGGTCTGGACACCATGGACCGCAAGATCCTGCTGGCCCTGATCCATCATTTCAACGGCGGCCCGGTAGGAGTGAAGACCATTGCCACCGCATGCTCGGAAGAGGTGCGTACCCTGGAGGAGATCTACGAGCCCTACCTTATCCAGTGCGGTTTCCTGAAGCGGACCTCCAGAGGGCGGGTGGCCACAGGCAAGGCCTACAAACACTTAAAGATCATCGAGTAA